One window of Chloroflexota bacterium genomic DNA carries:
- a CDS encoding response regulator transcription factor, whose product MKKIRVLLTDDHPVVRVGLRALLNGEPDMEVVGEASNGAQAVTLCAELQPDVAVMDISMPEMDGLEATRRIKAKGGHPQVLILTVHAHERYLFPVLRAGAAGYVLKSTVDTELVEAIRTVAQGGAFLYPAAMRLVLEDYMARLRDGAGADDYEKLSDREREVLKLIALGFTASETAEKLVLGTKSVETYRARIMQKLNLDSRAALVQYALSHGLLSDEPGAEEA is encoded by the coding sequence ATGAAGAAGATCCGGGTGCTGCTGACCGACGATCATCCGGTGGTGCGCGTGGGATTGCGCGCGCTGCTGAACGGCGAGCCGGACATGGAAGTGGTCGGCGAGGCGAGCAACGGGGCACAGGCGGTGACGCTGTGCGCGGAGCTGCAGCCCGACGTGGCCGTGATGGACATCTCGATGCCGGAGATGGACGGGCTGGAGGCGACACGGCGCATCAAGGCCAAAGGCGGGCACCCGCAGGTGCTGATCCTGACGGTGCACGCGCACGAGCGCTACCTGTTCCCGGTGCTGCGCGCCGGCGCGGCGGGTTACGTGCTGAAGTCGACGGTGGACACCGAACTGGTCGAGGCGATCCGCACGGTGGCACAGGGCGGCGCGTTCCTGTACCCGGCGGCGATGCGGTTGGTGCTGGAAGACTATATGGCGCGGCTGCGCGACGGCGCGGGCGCCGACGACTACGAGAAGCTGAGCGACCGCGAGCGCGAAGTGCTCAAGTTGATCGCGCTCGGCTTCACGGCCAGCGAGACGGCGGAGAAGCTGGTGCTGGGCACGAAGAGCGTAGAGACGTACCGCGCGCGCATCATGCAGAAGCTGAACCTGGACAGCCGCGCGGCGCTGGTGCAGTACGCGCTCTCGCACGGCCTATTGAGCGACGAGCCGGGCGCGGAGGAGGCTTGA
- a CDS encoding DUF86 domain-containing protein, with translation MSRSPLDYVRHIRDEALYLAAASRDLSKPQFLHDETRRRAFVRSLEVMGEAVKQIPEEYRRAHPSIPWRAIAGMRDLLIHHYFGIDYEIVWDAVSHEVPLLAKQVEELLRSEEHD, from the coding sequence ATGTCCCGCTCGCCGCTTGATTACGTGCGACATATTCGGGACGAGGCGCTCTATCTGGCGGCGGCGAGTCGCGATTTGAGCAAGCCGCAGTTCCTGCACGATGAAACTCGGCGGCGAGCGTTTGTGCGCAGTCTTGAGGTGATGGGGGAAGCGGTCAAGCAGATTCCTGAAGAATATCGCCGCGCCCATCCTTCCATCCCGTGGCGTGCGATTGCCGGCATGCGCGACCTGTTGATTCATCATTACTTCGGCATTGATTACGAGATCGTATGGGATGCAGTGTCCCATGAGGTTCCGCTGCTTGCCAAACAGGTCGAGGAGTTACTTCGATCAGAGGAGCACGATTAG
- a CDS encoding response regulator transcription factor codes for MNATCAAVVPLRLVVAAPDAETHNLMDSLLQACLQLVPIQVEASRAGSRHDLMRRARANVDDLVLLDWTLAEAETPDAVRELLDTNPRLRVIVLLPLKLRQYRHALWEAGVCSSIPTENLDAEWLSSALCLMSRAMERERRVIASMATGN; via the coding sequence ATGAATGCCACTTGCGCGGCCGTTGTGCCTCTTCGCCTGGTCGTCGCGGCGCCGGATGCCGAGACGCACAACCTGATGGACTCGCTCTTGCAGGCGTGCCTGCAACTGGTGCCGATCCAGGTCGAAGCGAGCCGCGCCGGGTCGCGGCACGATCTGATGCGGCGCGCGCGCGCGAACGTGGACGATCTCGTCCTGCTCGACTGGACGCTGGCGGAGGCGGAGACGCCGGACGCCGTACGCGAACTGCTGGACACCAACCCGCGTCTGCGCGTGATCGTGCTGCTGCCGTTGAAGCTGCGCCAGTACCGCCATGCGCTGTGGGAGGCGGGCGTGTGCAGCAGCATCCCGACCGAGAACCTCGACGCGGAATGGCTGTCCAGCGCGCTCTGCCTGATGTCGCGGGCGATGGAGCGCGAGCGGCGCGTAATCGCGTCCATGGCAACCGGCAACTAG
- a CDS encoding nucleotidyltransferase family protein, which yields MRTQTKSSVLALLTAHQAQLRSAGVKRIGLFGSFARGEPRDDSDVDLLVEFEPDRKTFTNFMQLWFDLQDLLGRPVELVTPESLSPYIGPRITAEVEYVPLAA from the coding sequence ATGCGGACACAGACTAAATCGAGCGTTCTGGCTCTCCTTACGGCGCATCAGGCGCAACTCCGCAGCGCCGGCGTGAAACGCATCGGCCTGTTCGGGTCGTTTGCGCGCGGTGAGCCGCGTGACGACAGCGACGTCGATCTGCTTGTCGAATTCGAGCCGGATCGCAAGACGTTCACCAATTTCATGCAGCTATGGTTCGACCTGCAGGATTTGCTGGGGCGTCCGGTAGAATTAGTCACTCCGGAATCGCTCAGCCCGTACATTGGCCCGCGAATTACTGCCGAGGTGGAGTATGTCCCGCTCGCCGCTTGA
- a CDS encoding ATP-binding protein, which produces MAIHETMPAAQPSFAARALHMPALYKILIANSLIIAIGAVAGTVITVLHVQMFPDDVHYELIAIFAAAGLLISFAANYFTVKIALQPLDRLQAAVDQVRRGTRAVTVSTGPVSDERFDQLAGTFNQMISALEADARQMRRLSAAILRAQEDERQRVARELHDETAQALTSLLVRLRLLERAADPAEAQAHLQELRQLTAQALDEVRRVALELRPKILDDLGLGAALAWRVDELNALHGARATLQISGSEARLPREVELVFYRVAQEGLTNAVRHAQANQIKLALKREGGRLSLVVEDNGRGFDVGAMLAQPGRGLGLLGMKERLALIGGEMTIESRPGGGTRLMASTPLTPAPIVGGGAA; this is translated from the coding sequence ATGGCGATTCACGAAACGATGCCGGCGGCGCAGCCATCTTTCGCGGCGCGCGCCCTGCACATGCCCGCGCTCTACAAGATCCTGATTGCGAACTCGCTGATCATTGCGATCGGCGCGGTGGCCGGCACGGTCATCACCGTCCTGCACGTGCAAATGTTCCCGGATGACGTGCACTACGAGTTGATCGCCATCTTTGCGGCGGCCGGATTGCTGATCAGCTTCGCCGCCAATTACTTCACGGTCAAGATCGCGCTGCAGCCGCTCGACCGGCTGCAGGCGGCGGTGGACCAGGTGCGGCGCGGCACGCGCGCGGTGACCGTCAGCACCGGACCGGTCAGCGACGAGCGCTTCGACCAACTGGCCGGTACATTCAACCAGATGATCTCCGCGCTGGAGGCGGACGCCCGGCAGATGCGCCGGCTCTCGGCGGCGATCCTGCGGGCACAGGAAGACGAGCGCCAGCGCGTGGCGCGCGAACTGCACGACGAGACGGCGCAGGCGCTGACGTCCCTGCTGGTGCGGCTGCGCCTGCTGGAACGGGCGGCCGACCCGGCGGAGGCGCAGGCGCACCTGCAGGAACTGCGGCAGTTGACGGCGCAGGCGCTGGACGAGGTGCGGCGCGTGGCGTTGGAACTGCGTCCGAAGATCCTGGACGACCTGGGGCTGGGGGCCGCGCTGGCCTGGCGAGTGGACGAACTGAACGCGCTGCACGGCGCGCGGGCGACCCTGCAGATCAGCGGATCGGAGGCGCGCCTGCCCCGCGAGGTGGAACTGGTCTTCTACCGCGTGGCGCAGGAAGGGCTGACCAATGCGGTGCGGCACGCGCAGGCGAACCAGATCAAGCTGGCGCTGAAGCGCGAGGGCGGCCGGCTATCGCTGGTCGTGGAGGATAACGGGCGCGGTTTCGACGTCGGCGCGATGCTGGCACAGCCGGGGCGCGGGCTCGGCCTGCTCGGCATGAAGGAACGGCTGGCGCTGATCGGCGGCGAGATGACGATCGAGTCGCGGCCGGGCGGTGGCACACGCCTGATGGCAAGCACGCCGCTGACGCCCGCCCCGATCGTGGGAGGGGGCGCGGCATGA